The following proteins are co-located in the Marinomonas profundi genome:
- the rlmH gene encoding 23S rRNA (pseudouridine(1915)-N(3))-methyltransferase RlmH, whose product MRVRLIAIGNKMPKWVTEGYDEYAKRLPKDFALELVEIPMSPRGKNTDISKAIRKEGDSMLEAIPSGDKVIAMEVLGKEWSTDQLADQTEQWRMDGHNVSLLVGGPDGLDPRCTARADQTWSLSRLTLPHPMVRVILAEQIYRAWTLMNNHPYHR is encoded by the coding sequence ATGCGTGTTCGTTTGATTGCTATTGGTAATAAAATGCCCAAATGGGTGACGGAAGGTTACGATGAGTATGCTAAGCGCTTGCCAAAAGATTTTGCGTTAGAGTTGGTTGAAATTCCTATGTCACCCCGTGGAAAAAATACCGATATATCAAAAGCAATTCGTAAAGAAGGGGATAGCATGCTTGAAGCGATACCTTCTGGAGATAAAGTGATTGCAATGGAAGTGCTTGGTAAAGAGTGGTCTACTGATCAATTGGCAGATCAGACTGAGCAGTGGCGAATGGATGGTCACAATGTGAGTTTGTTGGTCGGTGGGCCTGATGGTCTTGATCCTAGATGTACCGCTCGCGCTGATCAGACTTGGTCTTTATCTCGTTTGACCCTGCCACATCCTATGGTGAGAGTTATTTTGGCGGAGCAAATTTATCGTGCTTGGACGCTGATGAATAACCATCCATATCATAGATAA
- the rsfS gene encoding ribosome silencing factor: protein MSQLNLTADQILAFAVEALEDVKGDKITVLNVGNHTDMMDYMVICTGTSKRHVNALGQNVFEHLKGQGLQPLGSEGRGMGSDWVLVDLHDVVVHVMTEEARAFYDLEKLWDIKPEQM from the coding sequence ATGAGTCAGCTTAACCTCACAGCAGATCAAATTTTGGCTTTTGCTGTTGAAGCATTGGAAGATGTGAAAGGTGATAAGATCACAGTATTGAATGTTGGCAATCATACCGACATGATGGACTATATGGTGATTTGTACGGGCACCTCAAAGCGTCATGTGAATGCTTTGGGTCAAAACGTGTTTGAACATTTAAAAGGCCAAGGTCTTCAACCATTGGGTTCTGAAGGTCGTGGTATGGGCAGTGATTGGGTGTTGGTTGATTTGCATGATGTTGTTGTGCATGTGATGACAGAAGAAGCTCGAGCATTTTATGATCTTGAGAAATTGTGGGACATTAAGCCAGAACAAATGTAA
- the nadD gene encoding nicotinate-nucleotide adenylyltransferase, which yields MTTEANKPVKPSGLAIMGGTFDPVHNGHLRTAVEILDHYHYSALKLVPCFQPVHKDRPSVSALQRLEMAKLATSSDVRLSVDAREIDREGPSYTIDTLRDIRSEIGAEESLIMVLGMDSFLSLPTWHDWQQLVKYAHLLVVSRPGWEPDLISELSAFCENYRAASSHELQCAPSGRVWFETLTPLGISSSMIRALARKNESIAYLLPEPVQQYIEQHQLYR from the coding sequence GTGACAACTGAGGCGAATAAGCCGGTTAAGCCTTCTGGGTTGGCTATTATGGGAGGAACGTTTGATCCGGTTCATAATGGCCACTTAAGAACGGCGGTTGAGATTTTAGATCACTACCACTATTCAGCGTTGAAGCTTGTCCCGTGTTTTCAACCTGTGCACAAAGATCGTCCCAGTGTGTCGGCTTTGCAGCGTCTTGAAATGGCTAAGCTTGCTACATCGAGTGACGTTAGGTTGAGTGTAGACGCTCGAGAAATAGACAGAGAAGGGCCAAGCTATACCATTGACACTTTGCGGGACATTCGGTCAGAGATTGGCGCGGAAGAGTCGTTGATTATGGTGTTGGGGATGGACAGCTTTTTGTCTCTTCCTACTTGGCATGATTGGCAGCAGCTAGTTAAATATGCGCACTTATTGGTGGTATCTCGTCCTGGCTGGGAGCCAGATTTGATTTCTGAATTAAGTGCTTTTTGCGAAAACTATCGTGCCGCATCGTCGCATGAGTTACAATGCGCGCCCTCAGGTCGGGTCTGGTTCGAGACCCTTACGCCTTTGGGGATATCCTCTAGCATGATTAGAGCGTTAGCTCGTAAAAACGAGTCGATTGCATATTTGTTGCCAGAGCCGGTTCAACAATACATAGAACAACATCAATTATATCGATAG